Proteins found in one Aquibium microcysteis genomic segment:
- the lipB gene encoding lipoyl(octanoyl) transferase LipB gives MLQRNQLGFDFHPSAGSPPVEWRIEPGLVPYSDALAVMDARSTAIRDGPAREMVWLVEHPPLYTAGTSARPGDLLEPDRFPVFAAGRGGEYTYHGPGQRVVYVMLDLKRRREDVRVFVGALEEWIIRTLDRFNVKGERREDRVGVWVVRPDRPPLAPGVPAEDKIAAIGIRLRRWVSFHGIAINVEPDLSHFSGIVPCGIAGYGVTSLVDLGLPVTMADVDVALKQGFEQVFGPAATD, from the coding sequence ATGCTCCAGCGCAACCAGCTCGGCTTCGATTTCCACCCCTCCGCCGGCAGCCCGCCGGTCGAGTGGCGCATCGAACCCGGTCTCGTGCCCTACTCCGACGCGCTCGCCGTGATGGACGCGCGGTCCACCGCCATACGGGACGGCCCGGCACGCGAGATGGTCTGGCTTGTCGAGCACCCGCCGCTCTACACCGCCGGCACCAGCGCCCGGCCGGGCGACCTCCTGGAGCCCGACCGTTTTCCCGTCTTTGCCGCCGGACGCGGTGGCGAATACACCTATCACGGCCCCGGCCAGCGCGTGGTCTACGTCATGCTCGATCTGAAGCGGCGGCGCGAGGACGTGCGCGTCTTCGTCGGCGCGCTGGAGGAATGGATCATCCGCACTCTCGACCGCTTCAACGTGAAAGGCGAGCGGCGCGAGGACCGCGTCGGCGTCTGGGTGGTGCGGCCCGACCGGCCGCCGCTGGCGCCGGGCGTGCCGGCCGAAGACAAGATCGCCGCCATCGGCATCCGGTTGCGGCGCTGGGTCTCCTTCCACGGCATCGCCATCAACGTCGAGCCCGACCTGTCGCATTTTTCCGGTATCGTCCCCTGCGGCATCGCGGGATACGGCGTCACCAGCCTTGTCGATCTCGGATTGCCGGTTACCATGGCCGACGTGGACGTGGCGCTGAAGCAGGGATTCGAACAGGTGTTCGGGCCAGCCGCCACGGACTGA